The genomic stretch CTGACTAGCTAATAACTTTGCAGTAACGAAAAGCAGCTATTATGGATACTCTAAGACCCTAATTTTTATCACAccacaattattgaaaaaaaacacTCCGTGTTTTTATTTACACGGCTTATTTCTATCCCATTTCGTTATGATGAACCTCTTTGATCAACAATTACTCTattagtatatatttttttgtgaTACAAACTTGATATCATTAGATTTGTATTCGAAAATATTTCTTATGATTATAGTTTTGTAATGAAAAACTAATGAAGTAGTTGTTGGTCGAAGTCTTGTCCCAAAGGAACAGAATATGTCTTGTAAAAAAGAGTGTACATCCTAAAAGCGAATATAATTCGTCTATGAACTACGTACAACGTAAGAATAAAAGACTAAGGATAAACAAAATTTAGGTGCCAGGACGCTATAAGAAGCTTGCATTTTTCCTTACATCCTATACTAACCACCATTAAGCAAGCATAAATTTTCGCACAAGTCTAAAAATGCTCACGTGAGATTTAGCTTTTCACAAAAACAAGCTAAAGGAATTTAAGATATTTGCCGGTGGTTTCCACTAGCACTCCTACAATGTTGGCAGATCCTAAAATTCTTGCGATCATACCATTCGATGACATCGAAACCATTTTGGTGCCATAGAATCTTATAGAACAAGAAGCAAGTTTTATTTGTTTAATCATACATGGTTTTACTCTTACATGTTGTGTAAAATTTAAATGGCATGGAAAATCTAATGGCAAAGTTGATGAAACGTTGTTCAAAATTAGGTTGGACCGGCTATAACGCATACAAACGTACTCTGTTTTAGAAATTTGAATAAAATTCTGCTAATAACAGTATCTCGCTCCTAAAAGTTGGGACGATGGTGGATCTTCATCCGGAGAATGAATCAAAACACGACGGCACTCTGCTCTATTCTAAGTGGCTACATAAGCTCTTCTTCTCTGATGAATACCTTCCAGATGTTCCATCAGAAACATTTGACCACGCCGTTGGCTGATCAGACAATTCTGAGTGGTGTCGTTGTCGTCAACGGATGACCGACGCAACCAGCTTGGCTGCCACGAAAGCCACACATCCTTTCCTTTGTTCTCTATATATTTGCTCTCTGCTCGTGCCAGAGAGCAGGCAGCCGCTGGTTGCAGAGTTGGAAATACTTGATGCAGGGCTTCACGATCATTTCCGTAGGTTATATCGCCTCTAAGTGTCGCAACTGGTAATGAATGGTACTTTTTTACTCGCAAAAAAATGGTATTTTTCACGCATGATTCTTGCATTTGTGTTGTTCTCCTTTTTCTGCGTCCTGCTTGCATACCATCAACTTTGCCTATATCTAGCCTGTGATGATGACTTGCAAGGTCAATGCCGACATGGTCTGAAAAAAATTACCTTTGTGATAATAATCATAATCGCAAGATCTGAGGCTTAGGACAAGGTCACAATTTTCCTTGCATAAAAAACAAGGTCTTATAATTTAGCATCCTCCCTGCTATTTCCACAACGGTTGAAGTTagcacatactccctccatcctaaaatactattcgttttgatttttctatatgcataacttttgatatgcacatagatatatCAAAAGTTATGTACGAATAGTATTTCAGGATGGAGAAAGTACATATTATTGTGAACTGATTTTATCGATTTTGTGCTTCTCGACTTGGCCCACATTGTTTCGGAGGATTTGCGTCTGGTCACCCTTAGGGCCAAACCAAGCTATTAAGGAGAAAATCAATGTTTGGTTGAGTAGTCTGTAAATAGTTATTTCCTTTTCTCCCTTGGGCTTCCGGCCTTGTAACTCGTAAATATTATCCTTTTATTTGTAAAAAAATAGGGGTAGGGGGCTCCCCTGCCGGttccgtaaaaaaaaaaagaattactgCCCACATTGTTTGACAAATACCTATTTATAATGATTGCAATAGCTGCAGCTTTGTGAGGTCCTCAAACTTTGGATCAAAAATGTTCGCAAAACCTTTTACACTTTGCTTTTATTTATGTGTtccttgtatttttctttttgtctacTAGTGTTTTTGTCGTGTCCTTTTTTTCTCGATTTTCTTGAATGAGTTGGTTTTTCCTCATGGTTTTGTTATTTGAAAAATGTTGTTGTTGAATAATCAACTATCCTAGcacatgttttatttatgtgatTTTAATCATTAATGATAACATGATTACACTAACACGTTTGTGAGTATAAAATGTCTCAGTCTTATTGATGCAAGGTAATGAACTAGGTAAAAAGAAGTGTTCAAACCATTagaagagcaagtgaagattcaagacatCAACCAAGCACAAACTCATTTGTTTACATTTTATGGAGTTGTGGTCGAACTTGTCTACCTAGATTATTCTCGTTTTAGACTTAGCATTGACCTTACATGTTCCTAGATTCCTTCCAGAAATAACAGGCCAACTTTTCAAAGGTATTTACAGAGACATGATATACGTACATGCGTGTGTGTTTAAAGGGATGAGTGTATGTATGTGTATATGTGTAAATACTTTGTGTTTGGAAAAAAAGACATCAACTAAAGCGAAGCCATGGAAGGCCGGAAGAAATATGGTGAAGGCGAGAAGATATCGAGTGGCACTAAAAGTGGTGCCAGTAGCCCTTCCAGGAACATCCGGTTATTACGTATATTGAAGCTAATCGTAGTGTTGGCAAAAAGCTCcgctttttttttaagaaaaagaacgTTGAATTGTGTCCATCCATTGTAATAGGTCAAATATAAGTCAATGCATCTCTCCTCTTTTGAATTTCTTTTAGTAAATGAAATAGTGCATTTAAATAATAGAGCGTGCATGGATGAATGATTCTTATTCTATTTGGAGTGAAGTGGAATTTTTGGAGTGTAGAATGAATTTGAATATACTTTGTCCAAACTATAGTTGGAAAACCTATTCGAATAACTGGACCCCAACTTGAGCCGGAACCCAAATCAGTGCCCAGACCCAAACACACACACCTTGCACGGCATCACAGCCCGATCCACCGCCGCAAGGCAGGTAAGCTGATCGAGCGGCTCAGTCAGGCCCAGCTTGGCCTGCCTGCAGTCCACGTCTCCAGCAGAGTAAATCAGGTTCGTAGGCTCCGATGCATGCAATGCCAAACCAATAAGACAAACAAGTGCTATTCTTCAAAAGGAAATGCAGATGAGAGGTATGACCACAGAACGGAGGATCATGGAACACGGCTATGGTGGAACCAAATTGGAGCCATCCTGAAGTGGATGGACCTGTCAAAATTGCAATACCCAGACTCAAAAACTGAACAGATGTAAGCATACACATGAATCCATCGTTTAGATACTGCTCTAAAGCATAAACCCCAATTCCACTGAATCAAAACCCAAAAATGAAATACAGTGGGTCATCATATTGTATATTTCACATGACAAACTGAACTTTATTGCTGGCTCAGAAAATCAGTGAAACAACATGATTTCAACAGACATATATGGCCATGTGATATAATGCTGCAAGTGTTAGCAAAACTGGAGAAATGACTAGCAAGTCTTAACTTTCCTAAAGAACCCATATCAGCCAGGACCTCCAAATCCAATTCCCGTTCAGTTTTTTCAACCAAAGGAACTTGCTGCTCACTGGTCCCCCTTCTGATACTTGTATTGCTACTCACATTATGTGATTCATATGTTCTATTTAAAAACCTGAGTGCCTGCCATTAAAATCACTTCTTCTATCCCAGTTTCCTCTTACATTTCTTTGTGAACCTCTTGAACCATTATCTAGCTGATTTCCTCTAACCCTGCGAGCCCTATCCGAGACCGGCCCACCACGATGCATATCAAAACCGTTAAATTGTTCATTCCGTTTTGTTCTATTATAACGATCACCTCTAGACTGTCTATCATTCATGTCATGGCTCCTGCCACGGAAGTTACCACTGATGTTTGAGGAAGACTTAGTCCGCCTAGATTGGAACCGATCAACCATACCAGAATCCATATCATCAGCAAATGGTTCATCATCACTGTAGGCAAGTGCATTGTGCCTAACAGAAGCTCTGTCAGGATTTCCATGACTATGGCTTCGTCTACTTCCTAGACCTTTGTCAATGTCCTCGTCCAGATCAGAATTCATCCCCTCATCACTCTCTGATCCTAAAGATGCCCTTCTATATCTATTAGAACCACTCCGACTTCTGGTTTTATGCCAAGAATCAGCAAGATGACTCGATCTCAGGGAAGGCTGATCCTCAAATTCATCCTCATCAGCAGACACTGTTGTATCATCTTTGGCTGCATATCTTGACTTTCTACCGTTATCAAGTTCATCCAAACCTTCTGAATCAGAAGCATTCTCAAGATCAGAATAACTCATCCTTGACACTCCACCTGTCTGACTTCCTTTTGATAAGTCAAGTTCATAGCTGTCAAtgtcatcctcttcatcatcaaaaTCATCAAAACCAACTCTAGAAGATGGCAAGCTATCTCTTTCTGAGAACTTATCATCTCTTCCCTTGCCCATTGTTTCAGCCATTCTGAATTCCTCATCCTCGGAGCCCCTAGTAGAATCTCTATAGGATATGTTGTCCACAGATGAGCTCCCCCTCGCTTTAGATGAATCAGCAAACTCAAATGCAGCAACATCTGCACCATCTGACTCATTATCATCAAAATCAAAGTTCCATGCACTAGAAACATCAGATTTGCGTGGTGGTCTTTCCAATCTTTTCTGCAGTGCCGATTGCTTTGCTTCCATTTGGCTCTTGGAGTACTCATCTGCAGGGCGATCATGTTCACAATGGAAACACGACATATTCCGCCTATAGTTCAAGAAATTGCACCTGAAATTCCATGTATACAAATCAGCTCAATAAGTGAAGACATTAACAGTACATAGCAAATTAATTGTAACAGATGTAACAGAAAACACTATGAATCTTTGATACCAACTCATTCTTGTTCGCAGTTGTGATTGATTACAGATAACCATATGCAGTAAACATGGATGTAACAAGAAATGCTGGAAATTGCCAGGAGGAGGAGATAACCATAAGGTTGAAAAATAAACCGCATCCTAGATACcaagtcatttttttttcagaaatgtGTTTGAGGACAGATAAAATATTAGCAAACATGGATGCAGCAAAAGATGTTGAAAAGTGCGAAGGGTTAGTGCAGTGTGCATTCCATACAGTTAAGATATAATAGGCTAGAAAAATAGACACCAAAACAGAATTATGGTGAGTATGCTAACCGAGGACATTCCCACTCTCCCGGGAGGAGTTGCCTTTTGGGACGTTTAGCATCACATTGTAAGCAAATATTGTTTTTTGCAAAGTTCATGAAGTCACACCTGCAAACAAACTCCAGAAAATAAAAATCATATCCCTCAAGTTAACGAGGTTCCATAAATTACAGGCAAGTGGTTTAAATTACTTAGGGCAGAGCCAATCTCCTTTCTTCATCTCTACATCATCACGTCCGACTCGCTTCtttggtgggggaggtggttgCTTCACCTTAGGAGGAGGTTTCTTTATTACAGGGGGTGGAAGATTAGGATCAATAGGAACAGCGCTCAGCTTCACAATCTCATGTATTAATTTCCGGACAACAGTCTTCAAAGATTTTAATTTGAGAAGAGGTTTGTTCTCTACAGTTTCCTTTATGTGATCAAAACCATATATCAATAAAATACGCATAACATCAAGAGTCCGAGCTTCATCTTCTTTACGTGTAAGGATGTAGCCCCTCGAACATGCATTTCGTAAATTACAAGAACTACATACCTGCAAATTAGAAGCAAAATAAAGAATCAGAAGGCCAGATTTTCTTAAAGGTATTACCATATTTGATGTCCACTTAGACATTGCATCTAAAAGTGAATTGAACAAAATTATATGCCTCCGCGCTAACACCCTGCGTTGATTATGCTTACAAAATACGGAATACTACACTGAATTATATATGATGATGTAGAAAAGCAGTACACTAGCTAGAGAAAAATGAGAAGAATGACATTTTCTGTATGAGAAAATATAATACAAGTATTCAGATCTCATGACAAGGCCAAACTGTAATGGAGACCTCATTATATATTCATAACCTTATATGAGAAGGGCTAACAATAAAACCAGTATGAGAGAGCAAAACAAAAGGGATAAAGTGTTAAGAGTAATAATGACATCCAAACAAAAAGAAGGCGCACGTCAGACAAGGTAAAAAGCGATTGGGATAGGCAAACATCTGTCATATTTTGTCAGGCAAAAGCAATATACCATCTGACAACGCAGAGTTACCAACATAAGCTAGTTCAGTCTCTTGTTTTGGGCAGAATCTAAAGCAGCTTTACTAGGCAAAAACTCAGTTGCCAAAAATAAAACTCAACTCTATTTCGCAATTCTTGTCTGTAAACTGCCATGTGCAGAAACCAAGGTGGCacagaaaaaaaactaaaagagAAATCACCACACTAATTGGCATGCTACAACAGCATAACCTTGTTTCATTGATGTAGGGGTAGAGGGTAAAAATGCAATACAAAAGGGGGAACCCAGTTCtgaaagctcccacacaaggtgggTTTAGGGAAAGGAATTTCCAGGCAGCCTTACCCTGCTTGTTTCACGGAGGCTAGTTCGTTCCCAGGACAGGAAAAGATGCAATAAATAAACTCTTCCCCCCTAAATGTGACATAGGTTGTCAGAAAAAAGAATACAGACGTTTTGTAACAGGACTGTTTAGCACATATTCTTTAGCTCATATTAACAATTAAATGACCTTACTACAACTAATGTCAAATGAATACGCTCCATTATCATATTTGTGTATAGTGAGAATTTTAGTTTGTCTAACACCAATGTTCCAAAGGTGGCCTTGGCAGCAGCCTAGGTGCTAGGTGGCTTCAGAATACTAGGAAGCACTCTCATGTAAAGCTTTCGACCAAGTCAGTGACCTTAGGTGACCAGCCTGTCAAGGCGGTCAGAAGGAATAGAACTCACCGCAGCCAGCTCAAAGACAGGAACAATATGCAACGAAGTGACATCAAGATACGATGGGGACAGAAAACATGAGGATTCTCCTGCGTGctcgaggaaaaaaaaacatgaggaGATCAGCTAAGCCAAGGGGTGGCTCCGGCTTTAGAAAAGGAAGCAAGTGGAGGTGGAGGCACAGCCAGAGGCAAAGGTTGTTATGACTTCCTTCACCTGTTGGTTTCGAGCCATGGCCAGCATGGTTAGATTCCTTCACTCCACCCACTCACCTCTCCTGTTCAGCAGTTCCCTCTCATCACCATCTTGTATGCTAGGTCGGCTAGGCATTAGGCGAAACCAGCTACTTGACTAGAACCTTTTACAGCGCAGTCTAGCATGTACGGTACCAGTTCAATGTGAGAAGCAGATAGAAGTGTTCCTTTTCTGGTTCAAATTATCTTATTTAACTTATCAATCTTAGACTCTTTGATGATAGTGGAATCAGGACAAAACGATTTGGTATCAAAACCATTTAGTTATTGTTACGCCATGTAAAGTTCCTTCACTCTCTTGCTGTGATGACTCTATCATGGTGGCTTTGGTATAAGTAACATAAGTTACAACCAAGGAACGATAAATCATAAATACACCACAAGCATGAGGGAATTTTCCGCGTAAGCAATTGCATCGCAGGTTTTCATGAATTTAAGTCTGTCTAGTGAATTGACTCTTGCGAGTGTCAATGCAGCAGTAGTAGCACTGGGTCAGGATCAGGGTGTAGATAGCTAAATGTGTTGTTGATGTTAACAATAGGCAAGCAAAACAAAAACATTAAGCATATACTAATGGAATTTCAAGTTATTTGCCTAAATTTAGGGCTATCAAATCCAACTAATTCTTAAAGGATCGGCACAAGCAAATAAAAATGTGTTTGCAATATGCAGCCGGACATTAAGAATGAAAGAAATGAAGATGGTATAGTAAAATGTGAGACAACACGTGTATCCCTCATAAACTCAGAATCTCAGATACCATCTATTATAATTAAATAACAAAAATGTTCTCTCTGAGATTCTCTGGTACTTGTCATGCCCCCATCCAAATATAGTGTTGAACAAGTAGGCGTAACTGCACTGAACCTACTGTTTGTCAGGCTACTGTTGTCCTATTCTTTCGGACCATCCTACAAAAACGAAACCCTTCGTGACCAGTCATTATGCTATCATTCGAGGAGGAGGCTAATTCCTCGATGTTTCGATGAGAATTTCTTGACTTTCCAGATAAAGAAAGAGATAAACTATAAATGACATCTCTTATGTCAATAAGACCAAAGGGATGGATATTAAATGATAGGAAGTGCTAGCCAGTCACAATGATGACTAGAGACCATGGTGGATGAGATACAAGTCGGTAGACACAACACAAAGCGGTGAAATGCAAATTTTTGGGCATTCAGAAACAAATTTCGGTTTAGAATATACAACTTACATCACCCTCATCAAGATGGACAAGTTTTCTTATAAGCTTTGCAGAAAACACCGCTTTTGCATCCATGCTGGGGCACCCATGGCCAACCAATATCTGAAGATCCTTCCTTGGCAAGGACCTGCATAAGATTGAGGAAACAATAACATGATTATTAGCACACTCCTGTTTGTTCGTTTGTTGTATCTATAAACAAAGTCGTCCAAATGCTGCAACATTAATAATAACCCTTTCTGATCTGGCATGCTAAATGAATTCCTTTTACTAATTTTGAGGCAAAATAACAATATTCACATGCACGGGCAAAGCATGTTGGTTCTCCGATACAATATATCTTAGATTTAATTATCATGTGCTTCAGTCATGGATTCACCAAAAAAATTATATGCAAGGaagcaatatctgatttcgGATGGCCATAGTGATTTACTCTCAGCAGTGATGAGTTTTCCAACTTAACATGATACTTGTACCcctaaatttccaaattttgcaATAAATTTAGGGGAAGCTTTCCAAAATTTAAATGCGACTTAAAATATCTATTCCTGTGCGTCCAAGGGAATAACAATGGCAGGATATGCATCATCATTATCCACTTACAGCGAAGAAAAAGGTATGTGTAGCAAGGTAGTCATCTAACTTCAATGAGCGACAACAGTGGTAACTTCTTAGCATCAAAACTAGGGGGGAAAAAGAACACAGTAACAACCCATCTGATGGATCTAGAAATTTTCATCTAATCCTGCCTTCAAATTTTATGCAGCTAGCACTTGACAACTCTAAATAAAGATACTGTTTTGATAATCCCACAAGCTTCTAACAAATGATAATGGTCTCTCAATAGGATGGAAAAATTGGAATGGCAATGAACTGAATCGAAGACTATGGACTGGAATTATCTTAACATGGGTTGCCTTCAAACTTTTTCAAAGCTATCGCAAGCACCTTAGGAAAGGAACCTGTTTTGACCAAAAGTCAATGACACAGGTAAAATAATTCATGTAAAGGCACCCAGATGAATTTGACTTCCGCATCGTGTATAATTAACAACACAAGGAACATAAATGTTCCACGAAATGTAACATTAGGAGCAACAAACGTACTTGAGGATGTCGAACCGGTCGCGGCCAAAGTTCATGCAGGCGTTCTTAACAGTGGTCCAGTCCCTGGAGAAGTCGAACCCGGCCTCCTCACTGACCTCTGAGAGGTCCATGGGCACAGCAGCGGCCATCGAGGCCTCGTCACCGGCCCGCCCGAGGTCGAAGTACCTCTGCTGAGCCAGCCGCTCCATCAGTTCGATCCACTCGGGCCAGGGGTGCACCAGCTCCACCTCCCTCCGCAGCACCTCCTCCATGCTCATCCTCCCCACCTcatcagccgccgccgccgccgccgaggcctcAGCTTCCTTCTTCGGTTCGTCCGGCTCCGGCCCAGGCCCCGGCCCTGGCTCTGCCTCCAGCGGCGATGCCtccgggggcggcgcggggcggcgccaGGACTGgatgcggcggagggcggcgtcgCGGGCCGAGATGTCGGAGGAGCGGGAGCGGTCGATGGCGTCGAGCTGATCGAAGACGAAGGCGAGGCGGGCGGAGAGGGCGGGGGGCTTAGAGGAGGCCGGCGTGGGGGGCGAGggcggggagggagaggaggcgaaggggcggtggcggaggaggacgaggagggaggaaggggtggggatgctgcgccggcggcggaggaggagcgatGGGCGGTGGCACGCCATTTGGGAATTGGCTTCTGGGGTTTTCCGGCCAAAACCCTCGCCGTTTTTTTTAGAGAACAGTAGACGTGTCGCACGTGATATGAAAAGGATTACATACAAGATAATAGTTACTAGAAATAACGTATAACTAACCCTCCAAATTcaaatatttattaaaaaataaacaaactaTATTCATCAATTGACACTCCCACGTATACGAGCAGTTGGACGTGTAGTTTGTACAAGAAGTTTAGATATGGGaaactgaaactttgaaaaaaataaaatagttggACAATTGCCAGATCAGGCTACAGAAACGTGGATGCATTTGTCGTCTTCTTCGCCTGATCTAAACATATAGCCATAAGGATACTTCAAAGGTCTGACGTATTTATATCAGACTGTAAGGGCGGTGTATCTAAGTATATATGAATAAGTCAGATCGAGCGGCCACTGCCTCTGCTCGACGTCCATAGACATTCCGACTACagatctatctatctatctatctatctatctatctatctatatatacacacacacacaacctATTTACAAAGAAGATTGGAATTAATACAATATATAGCAACCTTTGGAAAGTCGGCCGGAAGATTACGTGGTGTCGTTATAGCCGAGACCTCCACCATTCTCACTCGAGCCGTCCACATGACGGCGCTTGCTAGGTGGCCCGTTGTCGTCGTTGTTACCATCTTCACCGTTGTCGccatcgtcgttgtcgtcgtTGCTGTCATTGTTGACACCTTCGCTGATGTCTTCGTCACTTTTGACGCCGTAGAATTTGTAGGCCGACGACCCACGCTCACCATCAGATGACATTGCTACAGagtccttctcctcctcatcatctgaGACAACCTGCGGAAGCTTGGGAGGCCACAACCCTGAAGGATCAATCAGGGAATCTGGTGGGGTTGACATTGTTGTCGTACGCGTGAGTCTCTACACCTCCTACACTGTAAAGAATGGTGCAGTTCAGGAATGGAACTATCGAGAAGGAAATGCCGTGGTTATGCATCAACGCAGTAGTGTGATGGCATATTTATTAATTGTGAAATGGCGCGATCGATCTAGAACAATTCGCCAAATGCTCAGTGGCCCTTTCGTGGCTTCTGGCAGCAACTGCACAATACGGTTCTTGCTGAACACATGCAGCTGCTAAAAAGGTATCAGATCTTGAATATAATACTGACTTATATATGGTTATTAATCTCAAAAAGTaaatgtcacacccggtttcaAAGGAAAAACCAAATGCATAAATCACATGAGCGTCAAGATCAAATTACACACATGTGACGACTTTAGTGAATATCAAAATCAATGCCATAACGTAAGAGAGTATACATTATTACATGACTGGTAGTCTTTAAATCGAATAACACAAAAGTTTATTATTAACGCAGCGGATCTTCAATAAGCACGGTGACTCCACATGCAGCTGACCcgagaaacgtacgcctagtaCTCCTCCCAATCTTGTAGAACCTCCACAGCGTTGACTTGTTCTGAGTAGCGGGTTTAGCAAGGGTCGGTACACTTATGATTGGTACTAAGCAATCGTggggaatgtgtagtgtaagacCAATCAAGAATAGGCTAAAGTTTCAGTAGCATGTCAGCATTttatttagttggtcaaattttattagcatttaATACATggaagtttataccacccacatgAAACAGGATCATAAACAGAGATAACATAAATAAGTTCGCAACAATTTAATTCTTGTCTTTCGATAATTTATGCATGTGAGGGTCTAGGccactcttgaccgtgagcacagctgatcgatcagttttacactctgcagaggttgcacgtCTATACCCACAagttgcgtaaaagttcaaagaactttagacccaaccatgcggtgttagctaggcaccataccacacttccaaggtgtgattgcataggaaCGCTACAAGACCTTTACAAAGTTTCCCCAGCCAGGATAGCTcactaaggtttcatgatcagcacaatgcataaacctccctagtgGGCATAGGGTCTGAGCCAAGCTCTCTTCCCAAGAGGACCGGGTTATACACCAACGACTATCTCCTCCTCTTGCCCCTTTCAGGTAAAGCTACCACGAACCAGAGTCCCTAATTAATTAGCGAAGAACAGAGCCATATaattcttgtggttgtactgtttttcAGGGtagtcgctccatgttccaattaagcatgaaTGGTCTTGCATTAACTAAAGGTAAATCAGGATTAATAATTGAGTTCATTAACACCACCATGTCCCagttaagcaactaagcatgtaCTACCCAACATTATGTAATTTATAACCATGTACTACCCAACATTATGTCAGCCTGGGTTGATCAAGGTGCACGGAATAAAATTAGTCAATCTTTATTAGGTCCCATCATGTTTATGTCTTAAAGTGCATGGCATAAATgttattgaacatgaaagtaaaagtTCTTAGGATCAAGCTGTGGTCAAGGACACAACTTGCTTTCTTGCActtcctcctgctgctcgtAGTCCTCGAAGGCTTGTGCTTCAAATCCCTTGAGCGGTGGTCCTTCTAACACGAttacacgagcacatacaagcaagcaaaagaaataaaataagaacTCAAACAGTATAAACAGAgaaaaacaagctcaaaaaGATAAAATATGCGCCAAGATGAACTCGTGGATGCAAGAAGCACTTAAAATGGGTCTCGGATGCTAAAGATATGCAATAAACAAGAAGCAGGGGCTTGGTGGCGAAGTTTTAAAACTTTCAAGGGCTAAACTTGAAGAAACCGAGGgctaaaataaaattacatatataaaCTGAAGGTTTAACACGCAAAAGAGCCAAGCTGGATGGCGAGTACTAATATGCAGAAGCTCAGGGGCCTAGGCGAAAGAAACTAGGACCTAAACCTAAGGGTTTTTGAACTAAGCTGGACTGTGGCGCAAAAAGCAAGAAACGTAGGGGCTTTTTAGCAAAATGACACAATACGCTCGCGTTGACCGGTACCAACCCGGTCAGATTAGATCCGGGCCGTTGGATCCAGATCGGACGGCTGAGAAGATCGATGGCTCGGCGACGCTGGCGGAACTGGCGGCAAGCGGCGACGACTCGCCTGAGTAACTCGAAAATGAGTCTCTGGGCGCGGCTTTGCGCGGGGGTTTGATCAGGAGCTAGAGGAGCTTGCGGCAAACTCGATTTGGGTGTCGACGGTGTGGgtttggcggcggcagcggtggcgc from Setaria italica strain Yugu1 chromosome II, Setaria_italica_v2.0, whole genome shotgun sequence encodes the following:
- the LOC101777634 gene encoding uncharacterized protein LOC101777634; the protein is MACHRPSLLLRRRRSIPTPSSLLVLLRHRPFASSPSPPSPPTPASSKPPALSARLAFVFDQLDAIDRSRSSDISARDAALRRIQSWRRPAPPPEASPLEAEPGPGPGPEPDEPKKEAEASAAAAAADEVGRMSMEEVLRREVELVHPWPEWIELMERLAQQRYFDLGRAGDEASMAAAVPMDLSEVSEEAGFDFSRDWTTVKNACMNFGRDRFDILKSLPRKDLQILVGHGCPSMDAKAVFSAKLIRKLVHLDEGDVCSSCNLRNACSRGYILTRKEDEARTLDVMRILLIYGFDHIKETVENKPLLKLKSLKTVVRKLIHEIVKLSAVPIDPNLPPPVIKKPPPKVKQPPPPPKKRVGRDDVEMKKGDWLCPKCDFMNFAKNNICLQCDAKRPKRQLLPGEWECPRCNFLNYRRNMSCFHCEHDRPADEYSKSQMEAKQSALQKRLERPPRKSDVSSAWNFDFDDNESDGADVAAFEFADSSKARGSSSVDNISYRDSTRGSEDEEFRMAETMGKGRDDKFSERDSLPSSRVGFDDFDDEEDDIDSYELDLSKGSQTGGVSRMSYSDLENASDSEGLDELDNGRKSRYAAKDDTTVSADEDEFEDQPSLRSSHLADSWHKTRSRSGSNRYRRASLGSESDEGMNSDLDEDIDKGLGSRRSHSHGNPDRASVRHNALAYSDDEPFADDMDSGMVDRFQSRRTKSSSNISGNFRGRSHDMNDRQSRGDRYNRTKRNEQFNGFDMHRGGPVSDRARRVRGNQLDNGSRGSQRNVRGNWDRRSDFNGRHSGF